The Bacteroidota bacterium genome has a segment encoding these proteins:
- the uvrB gene encoding excinuclease ABC subunit UvrB encodes MKFRLTSEYMPTGDQPEAIRQLVEGLNRGDKYQTLLGVTGSGKTFTVANVIGQVQRPALVLSHNKTLAAQLYGEFRQFFPENAVEYFVSYYDYYQPEAYLPVTNTYIEKDLSINDEIEKLRLSASSALLSGRQDVIVVSSVSCIYGIGNPDDFTSNVIRIKVGDTTGRNNLLHALVNSLYSRTEVEFWRGKFRVKGDTVDIFPAYADFAFRVIFFGEEIEAIETFDPVSGKVLESHDSKAIFPANIFITSQDKMKSSLLDIHQDLIKQVEYFRENGKTMEAKRLEDRVTYDMEMMRELGYCSGIENYSRYFDGRLPGSRPFCLLDYFPDDFLMIIDESHVTIPQVRAMYGGDRSRKQTLVEYGFRLPSAMDNRPLKFIEFEAMMNQVIFVSATPADYELKICEGILVEQLIRPTGLLDPEIEVRPSLNQIDDLLQEVDERVRNKERVLVTTLTKRMAEELTKYLLKLDIRCRYIHSDVDTLERVEILRDLRMGTFDVLVGVNLLREGLDLPEVSLVAILDADKEGFLRSERSLTQTAGRAARNLNSRVIMYADTITESMKRTIDETGRRREKQLAYNSEHHITPKQIVKSIESILGQTAIADVKSKSPKPYFEKEYGDAAADPVIRYMTREQLEKAISKSKKAMESAVKELDFIQAAKFRDEVFAMEKVLNEMKLNKS; translated from the coding sequence ATGAAATTCCGGCTTACATCTGAATATATGCCTACCGGCGACCAGCCAGAAGCTATCAGGCAGCTTGTGGAGGGACTCAACAGGGGTGACAAATACCAGACGCTTCTTGGTGTGACAGGTTCGGGGAAGACCTTTACCGTTGCCAATGTCATCGGGCAGGTGCAGCGGCCTGCACTTGTCCTGAGCCATAATAAAACCCTTGCTGCGCAGCTTTACGGTGAATTCAGGCAGTTCTTCCCTGAAAATGCCGTGGAATATTTCGTTTCCTATTATGATTACTACCAGCCTGAAGCATACCTACCGGTCACCAACACCTATATTGAAAAAGACCTGTCCATAAATGATGAGATTGAAAAGCTCAGGCTGAGTGCGTCTTCTGCTTTGCTGTCGGGCCGGCAGGATGTTATTGTTGTCTCATCCGTGTCATGCATATACGGCATCGGCAACCCCGATGATTTTACTTCCAACGTGATACGCATAAAAGTAGGCGATACGACCGGACGCAACAATCTTTTACATGCTCTGGTCAACAGTTTGTATTCGCGTACTGAAGTAGAATTCTGGCGTGGAAAATTCCGTGTAAAAGGCGATACTGTGGATATATTCCCCGCTTATGCCGATTTCGCATTCCGCGTGATCTTTTTTGGTGAGGAGATAGAAGCCATTGAAACATTTGACCCTGTCAGCGGCAAAGTACTGGAGAGTCACGACAGCAAGGCCATATTCCCTGCCAATATTTTCATCACCTCACAGGATAAGATGAAAAGTTCTTTGCTTGATATACATCAGGATCTGATAAAGCAGGTGGAATATTTCAGGGAGAATGGCAAAACTATGGAAGCCAAGCGTCTGGAGGACAGGGTAACCTATGATATGGAAATGATGCGTGAGCTGGGGTATTGTTCCGGCATTGAGAATTACTCCAGGTATTTCGATGGCCGTTTACCCGGATCACGGCCATTCTGTCTTTTGGATTATTTTCCGGATGATTTTCTTATGATCATTGATGAAAGTCATGTCACCATACCACAGGTGAGGGCCATGTATGGCGGTGACCGCAGCAGGAAGCAGACGCTGGTGGAATATGGATTCAGGCTGCCGTCGGCAATGGACAACAGACCATTGAAATTCATTGAGTTCGAGGCCATGATGAACCAGGTCATATTTGTCAGTGCGACACCTGCCGATTATGAGCTGAAGATATGCGAGGGTATCCTTGTCGAGCAGCTTATCAGGCCAACGGGATTGCTGGATCCTGAAATTGAAGTCAGGCCAAGCCTCAACCAGATTGATGACCTTCTGCAAGAGGTTGATGAAAGGGTCCGTAATAAGGAACGTGTTCTGGTGACTACACTGACCAAGCGCATGGCCGAGGAGCTGACAAAGTACCTTCTGAAGCTGGATATCCGCTGCCGTTACATCCATTCGGATGTTGACACCCTGGAACGGGTGGAGATACTGCGCGACCTGAGGATGGGCACGTTTGATGTGCTGGTAGGTGTGAACCTTCTGCGTGAAGGTCTTGACCTGCCTGAAGTATCGTTGGTAGCCATACTCGATGCTGACAAGGAGGGTTTTCTCCGGTCGGAGCGTTCCCTCACTCAAACGGCAGGCCGGGCAGCACGCAACCTGAACAGCAGGGTCATCATGTATGCCGACACCATCACCGAATCGATGAAAAGGACCATCGATGAAACCGGCCGCCGCAGGGAAAAACAACTCGCCTATAATAGCGAGCATCATATCACACCAAAGCAGATCGTCAAATCAATCGAATCGATACTTGGACAAACAGCCATCGCCGATGTCAAAAGCAAAAGCCCGAAACCTTACTTCGAAAAAGAATATGGTGATGCGGCTGCCGATCCCGTAATCAGGTATATGACCAGAGAACAGCTTGAAAAAGCCATTTCCAAATCGAAAAAAGCTATGGAAAGCGCTGTGAAAGAATTGGATTTTATTCAGGCTGCAAAATTCAGGGATGAAGTTTTTGCAATGGAGAAGGTTCTAAATGAAATGAAACTTAATAAATCTTAA
- a CDS encoding rhomboid family intramembrane serine protease, with amino-acid sequence MEYYQSPLSGIKSFFRSKSALSLLILINIVIFLIINIINLFYWLFTMDVTLTDIAGASKVTFWLAVPSDLHLLLARPWTIVTYMFTQESFFHILFNMMVLYFGGRIFTEFLDDRKLVNTYIWGGLAGALFFIVSYNIFPVFSEDVRMSVALGASASVLAILVAIATYAPNYKVYLLLLGRIKLKYLAIVLVIIDLLSINRGNPGGHIAHLGGALWGFSSVMLYRRGLKNFPGINWYGIKNLFTWFDKPRYARYKEVNTGHPLNDDEYNRIRAEKQKKIDIILDKISKSGYDSLTKEEKELLFSASNKK; translated from the coding sequence ATGGAATACTATCAATCTCCCTTAAGCGGCATTAAATCTTTTTTCAGGAGTAAGTCGGCTCTGTCGCTTCTGATCCTGATCAATATCGTCATTTTTCTGATTATCAACATAATCAATCTATTCTATTGGTTATTCACGATGGATGTCACATTAACCGATATAGCGGGAGCGTCAAAAGTGACCTTTTGGCTTGCGGTGCCTTCCGATCTTCATCTCTTGCTGGCCAGGCCATGGACCATCGTCACCTATATGTTCACGCAGGAGAGTTTCTTTCATATTTTGTTTAACATGATGGTTCTCTATTTCGGAGGCCGGATCTTTACCGAATTCCTTGACGACCGGAAGCTTGTGAACACTTACATCTGGGGTGGACTGGCCGGTGCCTTGTTTTTCATTGTTTCCTACAACATTTTCCCGGTCTTCAGTGAAGATGTGAGAATGTCGGTCGCTCTTGGCGCCTCTGCCTCTGTTCTGGCTATCCTTGTTGCCATTGCGACATATGCTCCGAATTACAAGGTATACCTTCTTTTACTGGGCAGAATAAAGCTCAAGTACCTGGCCATAGTCCTGGTCATTATCGATCTTTTAAGTATCAACAGGGGAAATCCCGGCGGTCATATTGCTCATCTTGGCGGAGCGCTCTGGGGCTTTTCGTCGGTTATGCTATACCGGAGAGGATTGAAAAATTTCCCCGGAATAAACTGGTACGGAATAAAAAATCTCTTCACGTGGTTTGACAAACCCCGGTATGCACGGTATAAAGAAGTTAATACCGGCCACCCTTTGAATGATGATGAATATAACCGCATCAGGGCCGAGAAACAGAAAAAAATCGACATCATACTTGATAAAATTTCAAAGTCAGGCTATGATAGTCTCACAAAAGAAGAAAAAGAACTGCTATTCAGCGCCAGCAATAAAAAATGA
- the rpmG gene encoding 50S ribosomal protein L33: MAKKSKDARVQVILECTEHKKSGLPGTSRYVTTKNKKNTPDRMELMKYNPFLKKMTVHKEIK; this comes from the coding sequence ATGGCTAAAAAGTCGAAAGATGCACGGGTACAGGTAATTCTCGAGTGCACAGAACATAAGAAAAGCGGACTGCCGGGAACATCACGGTATGTCACAACAAAAAATAAGAAAAATACACCCGACAGGATGGAACTGATGAAGTATAACCCCTTCCTGAAGAAAATGACTGTTCATAAGGAGATAAAGTAG
- a CDS encoding DUF4295 domain-containing protein — protein sequence MAKKVIATLRTTTSKDFAKLIRMVRSPKTGAYSFKEQIVPNDQIKDFLGK from the coding sequence ATGGCAAAGAAGGTTATCGCAACTCTGAGAACAACGACAAGCAAGGATTTCGCCAAGCTTATCCGAATGGTTCGTTCACCCAAGACAGGTGCATATTCCTTTAAGGAACAAATAGTTCCCAACGACCAGATTAAGGATTTCCTGGGTAAATGA
- the xerD gene encoding site-specific tyrosine recombinase XerD: protein MTIIINFITSMSTWQSYINGFISFLKLEKSLSTNTIEAYLDDVNKLIQFMEEKKLDITPAQIEPHHLKDFLVYINERGLNSRSQGRIISGIRGFYKYLLLEDIIRNDPTELIQSPRIGRKLPDVLSTDEIDRIIKEIDLSTPEGMRNKAIIETLYGCGLRVSELVNLKLSNLYFEPGFIKITGKGDKERLVPIGNTAIKFITIYIDAVRVHVNVSKDSRDIVFLNRRGKKLSRIMIFAIVKELAEKAGIRKNISPHTFRHSFATHLVEGGADLRAVQEMLGHASITTTEIYTHLDREYLRETILSFHPRSKFKGTQTTKGD, encoded by the coding sequence ATGACAATAATTATTAATTTTATCACCAGTATGAGCACATGGCAATCTTATATAAACGGATTCATTTCTTTCCTCAAACTGGAGAAATCCCTGTCAACCAATACTATTGAGGCATACCTCGATGATGTCAATAAGCTGATTCAATTTATGGAAGAAAAAAAACTGGATATTACACCTGCACAAATTGAACCGCACCATTTGAAAGATTTCCTTGTTTACATTAATGAACGGGGATTAAATTCCCGTTCCCAGGGACGAATTATTTCAGGCATCAGAGGATTTTATAAATATCTGCTGCTGGAGGACATCATCAGGAATGATCCTACTGAACTGATCCAATCACCTAGGATAGGAAGAAAACTGCCTGATGTATTATCGACAGATGAGATCGACCGGATCATCAAAGAGATTGATCTGAGCACACCTGAAGGGATGCGAAACAAAGCCATCATTGAAACACTTTATGGATGCGGATTGCGGGTATCGGAACTGGTTAACCTGAAATTATCAAACCTGTACTTTGAACCAGGATTCATCAAGATCACAGGAAAGGGTGATAAAGAACGGCTCGTGCCCATAGGTAATACCGCCATCAAATTCATCACCATATACATCGACGCTGTTCGTGTCCATGTTAACGTTTCCAAAGACAGCAGGGATATTGTCTTCCTCAATCGCCGCGGGAAAAAGCTGTCGCGTATCATGATCTTTGCGATCGTAAAAGAACTGGCTGAAAAAGCAGGTATCAGGAAAAATATCAGTCCGCATACATTCCGTCACTCCTTTGCAACCCATTTAGTAGAGGGTGGTGCCGACCTGCGGGCAGTGCAGGAGATGCTGGGACACGCCTCGATAACTACTACGGAGATATATACTCATCTCGACAGGGAATATCTGAGAGAAACCATTTTAAGTTTTCATCCAAGGTCAAAATTCAAAGGGACTCAAACTACCAAAGGTGATTAG
- the ftsY gene encoding signal recognition particle-docking protein FtsY: MGLFSIFSKEKKESLNKGIEKTRENVFSRLSKAIIGKSKVDDDVLDNLEEILITSDVGVETTLRIIERIQKRVERDKFVGTSQLNDILKEEIAGLLAENTLEQASDFIIPEMDTPYVILVVGVNGVGKTTTIGKLAYQYKHAGYSVMLGAADTFRAAAIDQLKIWSERVGVPMVSQDMGADPASVAFDTLSSAKANKIDVVIIDTAGRLHNKAHLMNELSKIKRVMTKVIPDAPHEVLLILDASTGQNAYEQARQFTDATDVNALALTKLDGTAKGGVVIGISDQFKVPVKYIGIGEKLEDIQVFNRFEFVDALFS; this comes from the coding sequence ATGGGCCTGTTCTCCATCTTCTCAAAAGAAAAAAAGGAAAGTCTTAACAAAGGCATTGAAAAGACCAGGGAGAATGTATTTTCCAGGCTATCGAAAGCTATCATCGGTAAATCGAAGGTGGATGACGATGTGCTCGACAACCTGGAAGAAATCCTGATCACTTCCGATGTGGGTGTTGAAACGACCCTCCGCATCATTGAACGCATTCAGAAGAGAGTGGAACGCGACAAATTTGTCGGCACATCACAGTTAAACGATATCCTAAAGGAAGAAATTGCCGGTCTTCTGGCAGAAAACACCCTTGAACAGGCCTCTGATTTTATTATCCCTGAAATGGACACCCCCTATGTTATTCTTGTTGTCGGGGTGAATGGCGTTGGCAAGACCACCACTATCGGGAAACTGGCATACCAGTATAAACATGCAGGCTATTCGGTGATGCTCGGTGCTGCCGATACATTCAGAGCTGCCGCTATTGACCAGCTGAAGATATGGTCAGAGAGGGTAGGAGTGCCTATGGTCAGCCAGGATATGGGTGCCGACCCGGCATCTGTTGCTTTTGATACCCTGTCGTCAGCCAAAGCCAATAAAATTGATGTGGTCATCATCGATACAGCGGGGCGTCTTCATAATAAAGCTCACCTGATGAATGAACTGTCCAAGATTAAGCGGGTCATGACCAAAGTCATTCCTGATGCCCCCCATGAAGTTTTGCTGATACTGGATGCTTCCACCGGACAGAATGCCTATGAACAGGCACGGCAGTTCACCGATGCCACCGACGTCAACGCCCTGGCACTCACTAAACTTGATGGAACTGCCAAAGGTGGCGTGGTCATAGGTATATCCGACCAGTTTAAGGTGCCGGTAAAATATATTGGAATTGGCGAAAAATTGGAGGATATACAGGTCTTCAACAGGTTTGAGTTTGTCGACGCCCTATTCAGCTAA
- a CDS encoding rhomboid family intramembrane serine protease gives MNNGQYRPGGFNVLPLVVKNLLIINVLFFLGTFAVGRTFNVDLTDFLGLHYVLSEKFNPLQFITYMFMHGGLGHIFFNMFALWMFGNVLENVWGPKRFLTFYLVTGIGAALIQMLILWWKFSSLQTAVDLYASSPSPEQFTAIVKDNFPFYADQLSGFVTEWIRTPTDPKYIQDSLGYINDLLKFRMDIPTVGASGAIFGILMAFGLMFPNSLLYIYFAIPIKAKYFVMLYGGIELYMGIANNPGDNVAHFAHLGGMIFGFAMMKYWNKRPRRGTY, from the coding sequence ATGAACAACGGACAATATCGGCCAGGCGGATTCAATGTTCTACCATTAGTGGTAAAAAATCTTCTTATCATTAATGTCCTCTTTTTTCTGGGAACCTTTGCTGTGGGCCGTACTTTTAATGTTGATCTGACAGATTTTCTCGGGCTACACTATGTACTGTCGGAAAAATTTAATCCCTTACAGTTTATCACTTATATGTTCATGCATGGTGGTCTGGGGCACATATTCTTCAATATGTTTGCCTTGTGGATGTTTGGCAATGTGCTTGAGAATGTCTGGGGTCCGAAGCGGTTTCTGACCTTTTACCTGGTCACAGGTATTGGTGCAGCACTGATCCAGATGCTGATACTATGGTGGAAATTTTCTTCTCTCCAGACAGCGGTGGATCTTTACGCTTCAAGCCCTTCACCGGAACAGTTCACGGCGATAGTCAAAGATAACTTCCCGTTTTACGCTGACCAGCTTTCAGGATTCGTCACTGAATGGATCCGGACACCAACAGATCCAAAATACATACAGGATTCATTAGGATATATCAATGACCTATTAAAATTCAGGATGGATATTCCTACTGTGGGGGCATCAGGTGCTATTTTTGGCATCCTGATGGCTTTTGGCCTGATGTTTCCAAATTCACTGTTATATATCTATTTTGCCATCCCCATCAAGGCAAAGTATTTTGTCATGCTGTATGGTGGCATTGAACTATATATGGGCATTGCCAATAATCCCGGTGACAATGTCGCACACTTTGCCCATCTGGGCGGAATGATCTTTGGTTTTGCCATGATGAAATACTGGAATAAACGACCCCGAAGAGGCACTTACTGA
- a CDS encoding endonuclease/exonuclease/phosphatase family protein, with protein sequence MNKVKTNKNKIHPLIRILLFINLLFILALILSYVAAYISPDKTWIFAMFGLSYPYLALANLIFVILWLILLRWYVFLSLVALLTGWNQIKVTVQLHKRQHVESASFHFRMLNYNLHNLSSLSGFNDMKNQDGIIGFLQDQACDVVHLQEFYSSASGSQKLLDDLRIKLRTPYYYSDEYFHVPNPKRTFALVTLSKYPITGKGTLRGSNEKAYCIYSDIVITGHDTVRFYNVHLESIHFRSEDYAFMSDITPATNGSKNVRERTRRILWKLKEAFQKRAIQARDLRRHIDQCPYPVVVCGDFNDVPTSYAYHHLAKNLQDVFVTGGKGFGFTYAGSLPFPSRIDHILIDRKFDAGDLKIPRVKFSDHYPEIAKIILK encoded by the coding sequence ATGAATAAGGTAAAGACAAATAAGAATAAGATACATCCTTTGATACGCATCCTCCTGTTTATTAATTTACTATTCATTTTAGCACTTATTTTATCCTATGTGGCTGCTTATATAAGCCCTGATAAGACGTGGATTTTTGCTATGTTTGGACTCTCCTATCCATATCTGGCTCTTGCCAATCTCATTTTTGTAATCCTATGGTTAATATTACTCAGATGGTATGTTTTTCTATCTCTTGTTGCGCTACTCACCGGATGGAATCAAATAAAAGTAACCGTACAGTTACATAAAAGGCAACATGTCGAGTCCGCTTCATTTCACTTTAGGATGCTGAACTACAATCTGCATAATCTTTCGAGCCTGTCGGGATTTAACGACATGAAAAACCAAGATGGGATAATTGGATTTTTACAGGATCAGGCCTGTGATGTTGTTCATTTACAGGAGTTCTACTCCTCTGCATCCGGATCACAAAAGTTACTGGATGATCTAAGAATAAAACTGCGCACGCCGTATTATTATTCTGATGAATACTTCCATGTACCGAATCCGAAAAGAACTTTTGCGCTGGTCACGCTGAGCAAATACCCAATAACAGGAAAAGGAACTCTGCGGGGGTCAAATGAAAAAGCATATTGTATTTACAGTGATATTGTCATTACGGGGCATGACACTGTCAGGTTTTATAATGTTCATCTCGAATCGATACATTTCAGGAGCGAGGATTATGCATTCATGTCTGATATTACTCCTGCTACCAATGGCAGCAAAAATGTCAGGGAACGAACCCGCCGCATTCTATGGAAATTAAAAGAAGCCTTTCAGAAACGGGCTATACAAGCCAGGGATTTGCGCCGGCATATAGACCAGTGTCCTTATCCTGTTGTCGTTTGCGGTGATTTCAATGATGTACCTACATCTTATGCCTATCATCACTTGGCCAAAAATTTACAGGATGTCTTTGTTACCGGTGGTAAAGGTTTTGGATTCACTTATGCCGGGTCGTTACCTTTTCCGAGCCGTATCGACCATATTCTTATAGATAGAAAATTCGATGCCGGCGATCTGAAAATTCCCAGAGTGAAATTTTCAGATCACTATCCGGAGATTGCAAAAATAATTCTGAAATAA